A part of Leifsonia xyli subsp. xyli str. CTCB07 genomic DNA contains:
- a CDS encoding 50S ribosomal protein L25/general stress protein Ctc: MADESNKVAAEVRDSFGKGAARKIRAAGKIPAVIYGHGSEPVHITLPAHQVGLLLRKANAVLDIDIAGKTQLALVKDVQKDPVLQIIEHLDLLVVRRGEKVQVEVPVHVEGEPFSGTIAMLDIPTIKLEVEATNIPERIVIDVTGAEEGTQYHAKDFALPAGAVLAEDEDLLLLNIIVPAAARAEDEEAVVEAAGDQAAE, from the coding sequence ATGGCTGACGAGTCCAACAAGGTCGCCGCGGAGGTCCGCGACAGCTTCGGCAAGGGCGCGGCGCGCAAGATCCGCGCGGCTGGAAAGATCCCCGCGGTCATCTACGGCCACGGCAGCGAGCCCGTTCACATCACGCTCCCGGCGCACCAGGTCGGCCTGCTGCTGCGCAAGGCGAACGCCGTGCTGGACATCGACATCGCGGGCAAGACCCAGCTCGCCCTGGTGAAGGACGTGCAGAAGGACCCGGTGCTGCAGATCATCGAGCACCTCGACCTCCTCGTCGTCCGCCGCGGCGAGAAGGTGCAGGTCGAGGTCCCCGTCCACGTCGAGGGCGAGCCGTTCTCCGGCACCATCGCGATGCTCGACATCCCCACCATCAAGCTTGAGGTCGAGGCCACGAACATCCCGGAGCGCATCGTCATCGACGTGACCGGCGCCGAGGAGGGCACCCAGTACCACGCGAAGGACTTCGCGTTGCCGGCCGGGGCCGTGCTCGCGGAGGACGAGGACCTGCTGTTGCTGAACATCATCGTCCCGGCCGCCGCGCGCGCCGAGGACGAGGAGGCCGTCGTTGAGGCCGCTGGCGATCAGGCCGCGGAGTAA
- a CDS encoding Na+/H+ antiporter NhaA, with protein sequence MTAFGTLSRRLTGRMRWPLGVSMILLALLAWWLVYDSGVHPTIAGVALGFAMARRPGGRVAHALKPWSNGVILPLFAFSAALVVIPSVSPADLTPAFWGILVALPVGKLIGITLGGWLGSFTRAKEERARLPLSALVTIGALGGIGFTVSLLMNELAFAGDEEASAEGTLAVLLGSAVAIAVSGTLVTALARRSRRVHR encoded by the coding sequence ATGACCGCGTTCGGGACGCTGAGCAGAAGACTGACCGGCCGGATGCGCTGGCCTCTCGGCGTATCGATGATCCTGCTCGCACTGCTCGCGTGGTGGCTGGTGTACGACTCGGGCGTCCACCCGACCATCGCGGGCGTCGCGCTCGGATTCGCGATGGCTCGACGTCCGGGGGGACGCGTGGCGCACGCCCTGAAACCGTGGTCGAACGGCGTCATCCTGCCGCTGTTCGCGTTCTCGGCGGCGCTGGTCGTCATCCCTTCCGTGTCGCCGGCGGACCTGACGCCAGCGTTCTGGGGCATCCTCGTCGCACTGCCGGTGGGCAAGCTGATCGGAATCACGCTCGGCGGCTGGCTGGGGTCGTTCACCCGGGCGAAGGAGGAACGGGCCCGGCTGCCCCTCTCCGCCCTGGTGACGATCGGCGCGCTGGGCGGGATCGGATTCACGGTGTCGCTCCTGATGAACGAGCTGGCGTTCGCGGGAGACGAGGAGGCCAGCGCCGAAGGCACACTCGCCGTGCTGCTCGGCTCCGCGGTCGCGATCGCCGTGTCGGGGACGCTGGTGACGGCACTGGCCCGGCGGAGCCGGCGTGTACACCGCTGA
- a CDS encoding iron-siderophore ABC transporter substrate-binding protein, producing the protein MMPLSARTGRRRSRLVLIATAVAASAALALAGCSAGAPGDQRSSSADAGAVTVTVGSALGKTTIDAQPKRVATWGWGAQDVVLALGIVPVAMPKFAYGGDKDGVLPWDAEKIAALGGKTPQLLDADTGEVPFEEFVKAKPDVILAPYSGMTQVEFDKLSKIAPVVAYPGKPWATSWRDQTAIVGKALGLSAEATALVAKTEHSVRDLSGEHPAIKDRTFFYAAANEPGVLNVYRAEDPCVKLLNDLGMKNSPSVVALDFHKGDASFFFPVSCENLSAIDTDLLVMYFDSQTSVDAFTADPLVAAMPTVKEGRFAPIVGEPFVAATSAPSVLSIPWMLGKYVPQLAAAAEKVK; encoded by the coding sequence ATGATGCCCCTTTCCGCCCGCACCGGCCGTCGCCGGTCGCGTCTCGTCCTGATTGCGACCGCCGTCGCCGCCTCCGCGGCCCTGGCCCTCGCCGGCTGCTCAGCCGGAGCCCCCGGAGACCAGCGCTCGTCTTCGGCCGACGCGGGAGCCGTCACCGTCACCGTCGGCTCGGCGCTCGGCAAGACCACGATCGACGCCCAACCGAAGCGGGTCGCCACCTGGGGCTGGGGCGCGCAGGACGTCGTGCTCGCGCTCGGGATCGTGCCGGTCGCCATGCCGAAGTTCGCGTACGGCGGCGACAAGGACGGTGTGCTGCCCTGGGACGCCGAGAAGATCGCCGCCCTCGGCGGCAAGACCCCGCAGCTGCTGGACGCCGACACCGGCGAGGTGCCGTTCGAGGAGTTCGTGAAGGCCAAGCCCGACGTCATCCTCGCCCCCTACTCCGGCATGACGCAGGTGGAGTTCGACAAGCTCAGCAAGATCGCCCCGGTGGTCGCCTACCCCGGGAAGCCCTGGGCGACGAGCTGGCGCGACCAGACCGCGATCGTCGGCAAGGCCCTCGGCCTGTCCGCGGAGGCGACCGCCCTCGTCGCGAAGACAGAGCACAGCGTCCGCGACCTCTCCGGCGAGCACCCGGCGATCAAAGACAGAACCTTCTTCTACGCTGCTGCCAATGAGCCGGGCGTCCTCAACGTCTACCGCGCCGAAGACCCGTGCGTGAAACTGCTGAACGACCTCGGGATGAAGAACTCCCCGAGCGTCGTCGCCCTCGACTTCCACAAGGGCGACGCCAGCTTCTTCTTCCCGGTCAGCTGCGAGAACCTCTCCGCGATCGACACCGATCTGCTGGTGATGTACTTCGACAGTCAAACGTCGGTCGACGCCTTCACTGCTGACCCGCTCGTGGCCGCGATGCCGACGGTCAAGGAGGGCCGCTTCGCTCCGATCGTCGGAGAGCCGTTCGTCGCCGCGACCAGCGCGCCGAGCGTGCTCAGCATCCCGTGGATGCTCGGCAAGTACGTGCCACAGCTCGCGGCCGCCGCCGAGAAGGTCAAGTAA
- a CDS encoding sugar phosphate isomerase/epimerase family protein: MRFSVFTASTPEWTPEQAVAVLSDQGWDGVEWRVTDQEDAAAPGFWAGNRATWPLTGLERALPEIARITRESGLEFSGLGGYARADDHESVDRTLAATAELGARQVRITLPRSDSGDYRDLFAATRKDVGRAASCAAALGVKALIELHHETVTPSASAAFRLVDGLDPESVGVIHDLGNLVIEGQERTLSALQLLGPYLVHVHVKNVAWLPGRPEEDGTVRWCHDWAPLWAGVGDVDRYFRALREFGYDGWVACEDFSTGLPLEQRTRDNLAYLRAVAARAGFAVPV; the protein is encoded by the coding sequence ATGAGGTTCTCCGTCTTCACCGCCTCCACTCCCGAGTGGACCCCGGAGCAGGCCGTGGCCGTTCTGAGCGATCAGGGCTGGGACGGGGTCGAGTGGCGCGTGACCGACCAGGAGGATGCCGCGGCACCCGGCTTCTGGGCCGGCAACCGCGCCACCTGGCCACTCACCGGGCTGGAGCGGGCGCTGCCCGAGATCGCCCGCATCACCCGTGAGTCGGGTCTGGAGTTCTCCGGCCTCGGCGGTTACGCCCGCGCCGACGACCACGAGAGCGTCGACCGGACGCTGGCCGCGACCGCCGAACTCGGCGCGCGCCAGGTGCGCATCACGCTGCCCCGGAGCGACAGCGGGGACTACCGCGATCTCTTCGCCGCGACCCGCAAGGATGTCGGGCGGGCGGCATCCTGCGCCGCCGCTCTCGGCGTGAAGGCCCTCATCGAGCTGCACCACGAGACGGTCACGCCCTCCGCTTCGGCCGCCTTCCGGCTGGTCGATGGGCTCGACCCGGAGAGCGTGGGCGTCATCCACGATCTCGGCAACCTCGTCATCGAGGGCCAGGAGCGCACCCTCTCCGCTCTGCAACTGCTCGGCCCGTATCTCGTGCACGTCCACGTGAAGAACGTCGCCTGGCTGCCCGGGAGACCGGAGGAGGACGGCACCGTGCGCTGGTGTCACGACTGGGCGCCGCTGTGGGCGGGCGTCGGGGATGTGGACCGCTACTTCCGCGCTTTGCGCGAGTTCGGCTATGACGGCTGGGTGGCATGCGAGGACTTCTCGACCGGGCTGCCCCTCGAACAGCGGACCCGTGACAACCTCGCCTACCTCCGCGCTGTGGCCGCCCGCGCCGGTTTCGCGGTGCCGGTATGA
- the pth gene encoding aminoacyl-tRNA hydrolase, whose translation METLWLVVGLGNPGPGYAATRHNVGQLVLDELASRDRLSFKTHKTNATVAEGRIVPGGPRFVLAKPNTYMNGSGGPVSQLLRFYSLEPSRLIVVQDELDIPFDTLRLKFGGGHGGHNGVRDVIAEVGSGDFTRVRVGVGRPPGVQAAADHVLKGFSAAERKNLPILVADAADAVERIAAEGLTAAQNRFHTAG comes from the coding sequence ATGGAGACGCTCTGGCTCGTGGTCGGGCTCGGCAACCCCGGGCCCGGCTACGCCGCCACGCGTCACAACGTGGGCCAGCTGGTGCTGGATGAGCTGGCCTCGCGCGACCGTCTCAGCTTCAAGACCCACAAGACGAACGCGACGGTCGCCGAGGGGCGCATCGTCCCTGGCGGCCCGCGTTTCGTCCTGGCTAAGCCGAATACCTACATGAACGGGTCCGGCGGGCCGGTCTCCCAACTGCTGCGGTTCTATTCGCTTGAGCCGTCGCGCCTCATCGTGGTGCAGGACGAGCTGGACATCCCCTTCGACACCTTGCGGCTCAAGTTCGGCGGCGGCCACGGCGGCCATAACGGCGTCCGCGATGTGATCGCGGAAGTCGGCAGCGGCGATTTCACCCGCGTGCGCGTCGGAGTCGGCAGGCCGCCCGGGGTGCAGGCCGCGGCCGACCATGTGCTCAAGGGTTTCAGCGCCGCCGAGCGCAAGAACCTGCCCATCCTGGTGGCGGACGCCGCCGACGCGGTCGAGCGGATCGCGGCCGAGGGACTGACGGCGGCGCAGAACCGCTTCCACACCGCTGGCTAG
- the fhuB gene encoding Fe(3+)-hydroxamate ABC transporter permease FhuB gives MLDALSHPSGTGPDTLVVVGSRLPRTLLGVAAGLALGLAGTVMQGLSRNPLAAPGLLGVNAGAALAVVVAIGTLGVTTASVSVWFAFLGAALAAGLVYAVSSAGREGATPIKLALAGAAVSAVLGSLLTAAMLTSRVSLDQMRFWQVGALAGRGTGVLLQVLPTLAVGAALALVLGRALNGLALGDDLARGLGQRVGRARLLSAVAIVLLCGSATAAVGPLAFVGLVVPHAARWAVGTDYRRILAFSAVFAPALLLTCDVIGRVVAPPGELQAGVVLAFVGAVRAVGADRRRNGRAARVAVALAALVVAALSLTAGAAGVAPQDVLAALIGRADRLTSFVVLELRLPRLVAAVLVGACLGLSGALIQSVARNPLASPDIIGITASASAVGAIALVWFGLTGLALSGVVLGVTLLAALFISLLARRGGVSGYRFVLVGIAVAAICSAVVAYVLTRADLSDVQQALVWIAGSLNTVDAVAVAAAALIPCSLLLGRPLAALGLGEDTAAGIGVRPVYTRILVIGVAVALAAFAVAVAGPVSFVAFLAAPIARRLVGRGSLALVSSALAGALVLVASDIVAQFAVPGVVFPVGVVTGVVGAPYLLWLLTRTNRIGRGG, from the coding sequence GTGCTCGATGCGCTGTCCCACCCGTCCGGGACCGGTCCCGACACGCTCGTGGTCGTCGGAAGCAGGCTGCCCCGCACTCTGCTCGGCGTGGCGGCCGGGCTCGCTCTCGGCCTCGCCGGGACGGTGATGCAGGGACTCTCGCGCAACCCGCTCGCCGCCCCCGGCCTCCTGGGCGTCAACGCCGGCGCCGCGCTCGCGGTCGTCGTGGCGATCGGGACGCTGGGCGTCACCACGGCCTCGGTCTCTGTGTGGTTCGCTTTCCTGGGCGCCGCGCTCGCCGCCGGGCTGGTCTACGCCGTGTCGTCGGCCGGGCGGGAGGGCGCGACGCCGATCAAGCTCGCGCTCGCGGGCGCCGCCGTCTCCGCCGTCCTCGGCTCTCTCCTCACCGCGGCGATGCTGACGAGTCGCGTCTCGCTCGATCAGATGCGCTTCTGGCAGGTCGGCGCGCTGGCCGGCCGCGGGACCGGCGTCCTGCTGCAAGTGCTGCCGACGCTCGCGGTCGGGGCTGCGCTGGCCCTCGTCCTCGGTCGTGCGCTCAACGGCCTCGCGCTCGGCGACGATCTCGCGCGCGGGCTCGGGCAGCGGGTCGGCCGCGCGCGGCTGCTCTCCGCTGTCGCGATCGTGCTGCTGTGCGGTTCGGCGACGGCCGCCGTCGGCCCCCTCGCTTTCGTCGGGCTCGTCGTTCCGCATGCCGCCCGCTGGGCCGTCGGCACGGACTACCGGCGCATCCTGGCGTTCTCCGCTGTGTTCGCTCCGGCGCTGCTGCTGACCTGCGATGTCATCGGCCGCGTCGTCGCACCGCCGGGGGAACTGCAGGCCGGCGTCGTCCTGGCGTTCGTCGGGGCGGTGCGGGCGGTGGGGGCCGACCGCCGCCGGAACGGCCGTGCCGCGCGGGTCGCCGTGGCGCTCGCCGCGCTCGTCGTCGCCGCGCTCTCGCTCACAGCGGGCGCCGCCGGGGTCGCTCCGCAGGACGTCCTGGCCGCGCTGATCGGGCGTGCGGATCGCCTCACCTCGTTCGTCGTCCTGGAGCTGCGGCTGCCACGGCTCGTGGCCGCCGTCCTCGTCGGCGCGTGCCTCGGGCTCTCCGGGGCGCTCATCCAGTCGGTCGCCCGCAATCCGCTCGCGAGCCCCGACATCATCGGCATCACGGCCAGCGCCAGCGCCGTCGGCGCGATCGCGCTCGTCTGGTTCGGCCTCACCGGTCTCGCGCTCTCCGGCGTCGTTCTGGGCGTGACCCTCCTCGCGGCCCTCTTCATCTCCCTGCTCGCCCGGCGCGGCGGCGTGAGCGGTTACCGCTTCGTGCTCGTCGGCATCGCCGTCGCCGCGATCTGCTCGGCCGTCGTCGCCTACGTCCTCACTCGCGCCGATCTGAGCGATGTGCAGCAAGCGCTTGTGTGGATCGCCGGGAGCCTGAACACGGTGGACGCGGTCGCGGTCGCCGCGGCCGCGCTCATCCCGTGTAGCCTGCTCCTCGGTCGCCCGCTCGCAGCCCTCGGCCTCGGCGAGGACACGGCCGCCGGGATCGGCGTGCGGCCGGTGTACACGCGCATCCTCGTCATCGGGGTGGCGGTGGCGCTCGCGGCGTTCGCGGTCGCGGTGGCCGGCCCCGTATCGTTCGTGGCCTTCCTCGCCGCGCCGATCGCCCGCCGACTGGTCGGCCGCGGTTCGCTCGCGCTCGTCTCGTCGGCCCTCGCCGGCGCGCTCGTGCTCGTCGCCTCCGACATCGTCGCCCAATTCGCCGTCCCCGGGGTCGTCTTCCCGGTCGGCGTCGTCACCGGCGTCGTCGGGGCGCCGTACTTGCTCTGGCTGCTCACCAGGACCAACCGCATCGGCCGGGGAGGCTGA
- the mfd gene encoding transcription-repair coupling factor, protein MRLQGLISALQRASTYGDALASATRDADFSLTDGLRVPLLAGLLARRAEQGASQASLVITATGRESESVRAALPCVLTGAEVVEFPAWETLPHERLSPSPEIVGKRLVALRRLSDWTAAGSATPFVLVASVRAALQPIADNLTDYDRVELVAGARGYDLAGLVAHAVDLAYTRVDMVTRRGEFAVRGGILDVFPPTADHPYRVEFFGDEVEQIRAFSVADQRSLPEPIASVGLPPSRELLLSESVRQRAREMQHEFPNLSSMFAKIAEGIPVEGMESLAPALADRLVPLTHYLPAGAAVAVMSPERVASRAVSLAETNREFLSAAWSAATVGAAAPIDLAAGDFLTLQQLRDDVTFSRPGHPNPDHPWWTFSGFQANDALPEERELEEHLQIRVEAAAVPRFQGNVTGAVEHVAGLLKRGWRVIIVAEGAGLVERAAQVLAEAELPARPLDAFPADPEPGVASLIRATVEHGFELEEAKLALLSEGEFYGRTVGYDSRQVKKLATRRKSVVDPLQLKPGDHVVHETHGIGRFVELTQREVSSGGRNAVKSKREYLVLEYAPSKRGYPGDKLYVPTDQLDLLTRYVGGEAPQLSKMGGSDWAAAKGRARRAVRDIAVELVKLYSARMSSKGHSFAPDTPWQRELEEAFPFAETPDQLQTIDEVKADMERPIPMDRLISGDVGFGKTEIAIRAAFKAVQDGKQVAVLVPTTLLVKQHAETFMERFAGFPVHLRQLSRFQTDREARETLRGLAGGTVDIVIGTHRILSDGVTFKDLGLVVIDEEQRFGVEHKDRLKKLKTNVDILAMSATPIPRTLEMAVTGIREMSTLATPPEDRHPILTFVGPYSERQVGAAIRRELLREGQVFFVHNRVGSITSVAAKLAELVPEARIAYAHGKMNEHALEQVVVDFWERKFDVLVSTTIIETGLDISNANTIIIDRADKYGLSQLHQLRGRVGRGRERAYAYFLWDENKPLSETAHDRLSTIAANNDLGSGMQVALKDLEIRGAGNLLGGEQSGHIAGVGFDLYLRMIGEAVSAFRGEVAEGQTELRLELPVDARIPEEYVDSERLRLEAYQKLSAATAPAAKDGQIDLVLEELTDRYGEPPAPVLNLVAVSRLRRTAQRSGLGEVVAMGSQLRLAPAALPESLQVRLQRMYPGSKYHAAPKVAMVPLPRVNGEAPEDAEAIAWVATLLAALFPVTEPKPAAA, encoded by the coding sequence GTGAGACTGCAGGGCTTGATCTCGGCGCTTCAGCGCGCCTCCACCTACGGCGACGCTCTCGCCTCCGCCACCCGAGACGCCGACTTCTCCCTCACGGACGGGCTCCGCGTGCCGCTGCTGGCCGGTTTGCTCGCGCGTCGCGCCGAACAGGGCGCTTCGCAGGCGTCGCTCGTGATCACGGCCACCGGCCGCGAGTCCGAGTCGGTGCGCGCGGCGCTGCCCTGCGTGCTGACCGGCGCCGAGGTCGTCGAGTTCCCGGCGTGGGAGACCTTGCCGCACGAGCGGCTCAGCCCGAGTCCGGAGATCGTCGGCAAGCGTCTTGTCGCCCTGCGGCGGCTGAGCGATTGGACGGCCGCGGGCAGCGCGACGCCCTTCGTGCTCGTCGCCTCGGTCCGCGCTGCTTTGCAGCCGATCGCCGACAACTTGACGGACTACGACCGTGTCGAACTGGTGGCCGGCGCGCGCGGATACGATCTCGCGGGCCTCGTCGCACACGCGGTGGACCTGGCGTACACGCGGGTCGACATGGTCACCCGTCGCGGCGAGTTCGCGGTGCGCGGCGGCATCCTGGACGTCTTCCCGCCCACGGCCGACCACCCCTACCGGGTCGAGTTCTTCGGCGACGAAGTCGAGCAGATCCGCGCGTTCTCGGTGGCGGATCAGCGGTCGCTGCCCGAGCCCATCGCCTCGGTCGGCCTGCCGCCCAGCCGCGAGCTTCTGCTGAGCGAGTCCGTGCGACAGCGGGCGCGTGAGATGCAGCACGAGTTCCCGAACCTGTCGTCCATGTTCGCCAAGATCGCTGAGGGCATCCCCGTCGAGGGGATGGAGTCGCTCGCGCCGGCGTTGGCCGACCGCCTCGTCCCCCTCACCCACTACCTCCCGGCGGGCGCGGCGGTCGCCGTGATGTCGCCGGAACGGGTCGCCTCCCGCGCGGTGAGTCTCGCCGAGACCAACCGCGAGTTCCTCTCTGCGGCGTGGAGTGCCGCCACGGTCGGGGCAGCCGCGCCCATCGACCTCGCTGCGGGAGATTTCCTCACGCTTCAGCAGTTGCGGGATGACGTCACGTTCAGCCGGCCCGGTCACCCGAACCCCGACCACCCCTGGTGGACCTTCTCCGGCTTCCAGGCGAACGATGCGCTGCCGGAGGAGAGGGAGCTCGAAGAGCACCTTCAGATCCGCGTCGAAGCGGCGGCGGTTCCCCGTTTCCAGGGCAATGTCACAGGCGCGGTCGAGCATGTGGCCGGGTTGCTGAAACGCGGCTGGCGCGTGATCATCGTGGCCGAAGGCGCTGGCCTCGTGGAGCGGGCCGCGCAGGTGCTCGCCGAAGCGGAGCTGCCGGCGCGGCCGCTGGACGCGTTCCCCGCCGACCCGGAGCCCGGCGTCGCCTCTCTGATCCGCGCCACCGTCGAGCACGGATTCGAGCTGGAGGAGGCGAAACTCGCGCTGCTCAGCGAGGGAGAGTTCTACGGCCGCACGGTCGGCTACGACTCCCGGCAGGTCAAGAAGCTCGCCACCCGGCGCAAGAGCGTTGTGGACCCGCTGCAGCTGAAGCCGGGCGATCACGTCGTCCACGAGACGCACGGCATCGGCCGGTTCGTGGAGCTGACCCAGCGCGAGGTGTCCAGCGGCGGCCGCAACGCCGTGAAATCGAAGCGCGAGTACCTCGTGCTGGAGTACGCCCCGTCCAAGCGCGGCTACCCGGGCGACAAGCTCTACGTGCCCACGGATCAGCTCGACCTGCTCACTCGCTATGTCGGGGGCGAGGCCCCGCAGCTGTCGAAGATGGGCGGCAGCGACTGGGCCGCCGCGAAGGGCCGCGCCCGGCGTGCGGTGCGCGATATCGCGGTGGAACTGGTGAAGCTCTACTCGGCGCGTATGTCCAGCAAGGGGCACTCTTTCGCGCCGGACACACCCTGGCAGCGCGAATTGGAGGAAGCGTTCCCCTTCGCGGAGACGCCCGATCAGCTGCAGACCATCGACGAGGTCAAAGCCGATATGGAGCGGCCGATCCCGATGGACAGGCTCATCTCGGGCGATGTCGGCTTCGGCAAAACGGAGATCGCCATCCGGGCCGCCTTCAAAGCCGTGCAGGACGGCAAACAGGTGGCCGTGCTCGTACCGACCACCCTGCTGGTCAAGCAGCACGCCGAGACGTTCATGGAGCGTTTCGCCGGCTTCCCGGTGCATCTGCGGCAGCTCAGCCGGTTCCAGACGGACAGGGAGGCGCGAGAGACTCTGCGCGGCCTGGCCGGCGGCACCGTCGATATCGTCATCGGCACGCACCGCATCCTGTCCGACGGGGTGACTTTCAAGGATCTCGGGCTTGTCGTGATCGACGAAGAGCAGCGGTTCGGGGTCGAGCACAAGGATCGGCTGAAGAAGCTGAAGACGAATGTCGACATCCTGGCGATGAGCGCCACGCCCATCCCACGCACGCTGGAGATGGCGGTGACCGGCATCCGCGAGATGTCCACGCTCGCGACGCCGCCGGAGGACAGACACCCGATTCTCACCTTCGTCGGCCCCTACTCGGAGAGGCAGGTCGGTGCGGCGATCCGCCGCGAGCTGCTGCGGGAGGGGCAGGTGTTCTTCGTCCACAACCGCGTCGGCTCGATCACGAGCGTGGCCGCCAAGCTCGCCGAGCTGGTCCCGGAGGCGCGCATCGCCTACGCGCACGGCAAGATGAACGAGCACGCCCTGGAACAGGTCGTGGTCGACTTCTGGGAGCGCAAGTTCGATGTCCTCGTCTCGACCACCATCATCGAGACCGGCCTCGACATCTCGAACGCCAACACCATCATCATCGACCGAGCCGACAAGTACGGCCTCAGCCAGCTCCACCAGCTGCGAGGCCGAGTCGGCCGCGGGCGGGAGCGCGCCTACGCCTACTTCCTCTGGGACGAGAACAAACCGCTCAGCGAAACCGCCCACGATCGCCTGTCCACCATCGCCGCCAACAACGATCTCGGCAGTGGCATGCAGGTCGCGCTCAAAGACCTGGAGATCCGCGGCGCCGGCAACCTGCTGGGCGGCGAGCAGTCCGGTCACATCGCCGGGGTCGGCTTCGACCTCTACCTCCGGATGATCGGCGAAGCCGTCTCGGCTTTCCGGGGCGAGGTCGCCGAAGGGCAGACCGAATTGCGTTTGGAGCTGCCGGTGGACGCTCGCATTCCCGAGGAGTACGTCGACAGTGAGCGGTTGCGCCTGGAGGCGTACCAGAAGCTCTCTGCCGCGACAGCGCCGGCCGCGAAGGACGGCCAGATCGACCTCGTGCTGGAGGAGCTGACCGACCGCTACGGCGAGCCGCCCGCGCCCGTGCTGAATCTCGTCGCCGTCTCGCGACTGCGGCGCACAGCGCAGCGGTCGGGGCTCGGCGAGGTCGTCGCGATGGGCTCCCAGCTGCGATTGGCCCCCGCCGCGCTGCCGGAGTCGCTGCAGGTGCGTCTCCAGCGTATGTACCCCGGGTCCAAGTATCATGCGGCGCCGAAGGTGGCGATGGTCCCTCTGCCCCGCGTGAACGGGGAGGCGCCGGAGGACGCCGAGGCAATCGCGTGGGTGGCGACCCTGCTGGCTGCGCTGTTCCCGGTGACGGAGCCCAAACCCGCCGCCGCCTGA
- a CDS encoding MazG family protein has translation MQTKLDELIAVMSRLRAPGGCPWDADQSHESLVPYLVEETYELIEAIETGDRDAMLEELGDVLYQVLFHADIAAHTPGEGFDIQDVAERMTRKMVGRHPHVFGGGLTAETAEEVAGFWDELKKREKPERTSVLDGVPQGMPALALADKLLGRAQKAGFPARSGPGGFRFGSEDELGALLLAIVATAKAQGLDAERALRSALRGLQGEIREQEAAY, from the coding sequence GTGCAAACCAAGCTCGACGAGCTCATCGCCGTCATGTCCCGTCTCCGCGCCCCCGGCGGCTGCCCGTGGGACGCCGATCAGAGCCACGAGTCGCTCGTCCCGTACCTGGTCGAGGAGACGTACGAACTCATCGAGGCGATCGAGACCGGCGACCGGGACGCGATGCTCGAGGAGCTGGGCGATGTGCTCTACCAGGTGCTGTTCCACGCCGATATCGCCGCGCACACCCCGGGTGAGGGTTTCGACATCCAGGATGTCGCCGAACGGATGACGCGGAAGATGGTCGGCCGGCATCCGCATGTCTTCGGCGGCGGCCTCACGGCGGAGACAGCGGAGGAGGTCGCGGGCTTCTGGGACGAGCTGAAGAAGCGGGAGAAGCCGGAGCGCACGAGCGTGCTCGACGGGGTTCCGCAGGGGATGCCCGCGCTCGCGCTCGCGGATAAGCTGCTCGGCCGTGCCCAGAAGGCCGGGTTTCCCGCACGGTCCGGGCCGGGCGGATTCCGCTTCGGCAGCGAGGACGAGCTCGGTGCGCTGCTGCTGGCGATCGTGGCGACCGCGAAGGCGCAGGGCCTGGACGCGGAGCGGGCGCTGCGGAGCGCCCTCCGGGGATTGCAAGGGGAGATTCGGGAACAAGAGGCAGCTTATTAG